Within Hydrogenophaga sp. PAMC20947, the genomic segment TTGAATCCCGCGCAGTCGCCCGGCATGAGTGCTGTGACGCCCAGGTTGGTGTGCAGGTTGGGATGGCCCTCAACCACGTAGATGAACTCATCTTGGCGGGTATGGGCATGCCGCAAGCTGGACACGCTGCCTGGCGCCAGGTGCGTGAGGTTGACGCCAAAGTGGCTCAAACCAAACAGGTCACCTAAAACCCGCTTTTCGCGGCCAACCATGCGCGAAGCGAAGGGCTCGGGGTACAGCGAGGGTTTTCTGCGAACGGGTACCTCTGCAGAGGCAACCGAAACGGGAGTCTGTCCAGACTTGCTCATGTCATTCCCCAAAGGAGTTGCGTTCGGGTCGGTTAAAAATGGGGCAAGTCAAATCAGGACCGTGCCCTCGATACAGGTGACCGATGCACCGCCCACCCAGATATTGCCTTGGGCGTCGCGCTGAATGTGCACGCGTCCCTCACGTTGCAAGACCGTGCCCTGCGCCGCCACATAGCGCTCGGGCGCCAGACCCGCACCGATCAGCCACTGAGCCAGCGCGGCGTTCAAGCTGCCGGTGACCGGGTCTTCGCACAAGCCGTTGTTGCCCGGGAAAAAAGCACGCACTTCGAAGTCGCTGTGCAGGCCTTCGTTGACCCCGCTCACGCCCACCACCCCAACCTTGCCGCGTGGGCCGACCGCACCGATGTCCAGCCCAGCCAAGACCACACTGTCGGGCCGCAGCCCCAACACCTGCTCTGCGGTCTTCAACATCACGCCACGCCAGCTGGGCCCGTTGTCGCACCAGCTGTGCGCCACGATGTCGATGCGTGCAACGCCCAGGCCGCGCGCGATCAGTGCCACATCGCTCTCGTCCAGCGGGCCGCTTTTGCGCAGCGGCGGCGCGGCGAATGCCAAACGATCTTCCCCTCTGCGGATGCGCACCAGGCCCACGCCACATTCCTGCACCACGTGCTCCGCCTGGGGCATGCCACCGGCCTTCAGCCAAGCGTGACAACTGCCCAGCGTGGGATGCCCGGCAAAAGGCAACTCGCGCCCTGGGCAAAAAATGCGCGCCCGGTAGTCAGCGCCTGCTGCCGCTCCCTCGGCTGTGGGGGGCAACAGAAAGGTGCACTCCGACAGGTTGGTCCAGTTCGTGAAGTGCTGCATGGCCTCGGCGCTCAAGCCTGTGCCGTCCATCACCACCCCCAGTGGGTTGCCCCGATAGGGGGTTGCGGTGAACACATCCACTTGTTGGAACGCTCGGGTTTGCATGGGCAGGTCTCCTGAAGCTCAATACAAGGCAATGGCCGACCGGTTGCGCCACACCGGCGCAGCCGTCTCAACCCTTGGCGAAGGTCCGGATGGCTTGGGCCAAGGCTGCGATGCCCGTGTGGATCTGTTCCACGCTGGCGGTCACAAAACTCAGGCGCAAGGTACGCGGATCGGCGTTGTCGGCGTAAAACGCGGCGCCGGGCACAAAAGCCACGCCGGCGTCCACTGCCTTGGGCAGCAGCTCGACAGCATTCATGCCGTCAGGCAAACGCACCCACAAGAACATGCCGCCGTCAGGCGTGTTCCATTCGAGACCGAGGCCCTGCATTTCGGTATCCAGCGCCTGCAACATGGCGGTGCACTGGTTCTTGTACAGCGAACGGATGGTGGGCACGTGGCGCTCCAGAAAGCCACCCTTCAGCGTCTCCACCACCATGCGCTGGTTGTAGCCCGGCGTGTGCAGATCGGCAGCCTGCTTGGCTTGCAGCAGTTTGGGGTACAGCGTTTTGGGGGCCACCAGGAACCCCAGGCGCAGGCCCGGAGCGAGCACCTTGGAAAACGAACCCAGATAGATGCAGCCGTCAGGGTTGCGAGCCGTCAGCGGCTTGGGCGGCGGGGTGTCAAACCACAGGTCACCATAAGGGTTGTCTTCGATCAAAGGCAGGCCCAGCTCGGCGGCTTTTTCCACCAGGGCCGCGCGGCGCGCTTCGCTCATGGTGCGGCCAGTGGGGTTCTGGAAGTTCGGCAACACGTAAAAGAAACGCGCCGCGTTGGCGCCGCTTCCCATTTGCTGGCTGAGGCTGTTGAGATCGGGGCCTTCTGCGTCACTGGCCACGCTGGCCACCACGGGCTCCATGGGCGCGAAAGCTTGCAGCGCGCCCAGGTAGGTGGGTGTTTCCACCAAAATGCGGCTGCCCGAGTCGATCAGGATTTTGGCCACCAGGTCCAGGCCTTGCTGGCTGCCGGTGGTGATCAGCACCTGGTCTGGGTCAACCTCCCAAGGCAGGTTCTGAGCCACGTGTTCTCGCAGCGCCAGGAACCCTTCGCTGGCCGCGTATTGCAGTGCGGCGGCGCCGTCGTTTTGCAGCACACGCTGGCTGGCTTGGTCAAAGGCCTCCACCGGGAAGGTCTTGGGCGAGGGCAGGCCCCCCGCAAAACTGATGATGCCGGGCTTCTCGGTGATCTTGAGAATCTCCCGGATCACGGAAGGGTTCATTTTTTGGGCGCGTCGCGCCAGGGTCCAGGTTGTCATCGGTGTTTCCCCGAAAAAGGGTGGGCAAAAAAAACGAGGTGAATAGAGGGAAGGATAGCGGTTGGGGGCCTGCGCGGCAGCCGACGCGCCTTCTGCGGCGCAGGCGCCTACGTCAGCATGGGAATCAACGAGCCCACCAGCGCCAACGCCATGAGCATGTTGAACAACCGCAATTTTTTGGGCTCTTGCAGGACGCGCCGCA encodes:
- a CDS encoding PLP-dependent aminotransferase family protein → MTTWTLARRAQKMNPSVIREILKITEKPGIISFAGGLPSPKTFPVEAFDQASQRVLQNDGAAALQYAASEGFLALREHVAQNLPWEVDPDQVLITTGSQQGLDLVAKILIDSGSRILVETPTYLGALQAFAPMEPVVASVASDAEGPDLNSLSQQMGSGANAARFFYVLPNFQNPTGRTMSEARRAALVEKAAELGLPLIEDNPYGDLWFDTPPPKPLTARNPDGCIYLGSFSKVLAPGLRLGFLVAPKTLYPKLLQAKQAADLHTPGYNQRMVVETLKGGFLERHVPTIRSLYKNQCTAMLQALDTEMQGLGLEWNTPDGGMFLWVRLPDGMNAVELLPKAVDAGVAFVPGAAFYADNADPRTLRLSFVTASVEQIHTGIAALAQAIRTFAKG
- a CDS encoding PhzF family phenazine biosynthesis protein, whose amino-acid sequence is MQTRAFQQVDVFTATPYRGNPLGVVMDGTGLSAEAMQHFTNWTNLSECTFLLPPTAEGAAAGADYRARIFCPGRELPFAGHPTLGSCHAWLKAGGMPQAEHVVQECGVGLVRIRRGEDRLAFAAPPLRKSGPLDESDVALIARGLGVARIDIVAHSWCDNGPSWRGVMLKTAEQVLGLRPDSVVLAGLDIGAVGPRGKVGVVGVSGVNEGLHSDFEVRAFFPGNNGLCEDPVTGSLNAALAQWLIGAGLAPERYVAAQGTVLQREGRVHIQRDAQGNIWVGGASVTCIEGTVLI
- a CDS encoding cupin domain-containing protein, with protein sequence MSKSGQTPVSVASAEVPVRRKPSLYPEPFASRMVGREKRVLGDLFGLSHFGVNLTHLAPGSVSSLRHAHTRQDEFIYVVEGHPNLHTNLGVTALMPGDCAGFKAGSDDAHCLHNPTSETVIYLEVGDRTPGDDAHYPDEDLQAVIIEGDWVFLHKDGTPYP